One Triticum dicoccoides isolate Atlit2015 ecotype Zavitan chromosome 4B, WEW_v2.0, whole genome shotgun sequence genomic window carries:
- the LOC119291155 gene encoding high molecular mass early light-inducible protein HV58, chloroplastic-like: MATMLALSPFTGAAVVGRSASWSPAVPRRRALLVRAQTEPDAEPTKETTTSASTSSPSPTPSPSTTPAAPKPKSKAANANPSVWDALAFSGPAPERINGRLAMVGFVAALSVEAARGGGLLDQAGSGAGLGWFLTTAAVFSVASLVPLLQGQSVESKSSGVWTADAELWNGRFAMLGLVALAVTEFITGTPFVNV; this comes from the exons ATGGCGACCATGTTGGCCTTGAGCCCCTTCACTGGTGCCGCTGTCGTCGGCCGCTCCGCCTCCTGGTCTCCGGCGGTGCCGCGCCGGCGTGCCCTCCTCGTCAGGGCCCAGACCGAG CCGGATGCCGAGCCAACCAAGGAGACGACGACGAGCGCATCGACATCCTCCCCTAGCCCAACCCCAAGCCCGAGCACGACCCCGGCTGCGCCCAAGCCCAAGTCCAAGGCTGCTAACGCTAACccctcggtctgggacgcgctcgcGTTCAGCGGCCCGGCACCGGAGCGCATCAACGGACGGCTCGCTATGGTGGGCTTCGTGGCGGCGCTCTCTGTtgaggcggcgcgcggcggcgggctACTCGACCAGGCCGGCAGCGGCGCCGGGCTGGGATGGTTCCTGACAACCGCGGCTGTGTTTTCCGTGGCGTCTCTCGTACCGCTGCTTCAGGGACAGAGTGTGGAGAGCAAGTCCAGCGGCGTATGGACCGCCGACGCCGAGCTATGGAACGGCCGCTTCGCCATGCTCGGCCTCGTCGCACTGGCCGTCACCGAGTTCATCACCGGCACGCCCTTCGTCAACGTCTGA